The genomic segment TAGAAAGAAAACCAAAAACCTATGGAAGATGACAAACAGTTCCTAGAAATGATTGTAAAAACAATTGTGGCTCATCCAGACGACGTAAAAATCGACAGAGAAATTGATGAAAGAGGAGTTTTATTGACTCTAAACATCAATCCTGAAGATATGGGATTCGTAATCGGAAGAAGAGGACAAACAGCACAAGCTATCAGAACTTTACTGAAAATTGTTGGTGCTAAAAACAACGCTCGAGTTAATCTAAAAATTGCTGAACCAGAAGGTTCAACAAGACCAGAAAGACCAGCTAGAACAGAAGAAGCTCCAGCAGTCGAAGAAGAAATTGACACATCATCAGTAGATGATTTAAAAATCTAATTTCAAACACATTACATACTCAAAAAACCACAACTAACTAGTTCGTGGTTTTTTGTTTATCTGATATAATTAATTTATGAATTTCCACATAATCACAATTTTCCCAAATATTTTTGACTCCTACATTAACGAGTCAATTATTAAGCTTGCTCAAGAAAAAGATTTAATTAATATCAAAACTTATAATCTTCGTGATTGGACTACAGACAAACACAAAACAGTCGACGATACTCCCTACGGTGGTGGTGCTGGAATGTTAATTAAGATTGAGCCACTCTACGGGGCGGTTAAAAGTATAAAGTTAAAAGTTAAAAGTGGCAAAACAAAAACAATTCTATTGTCCGCTAAGGGTAGTACTTGGAATCAACAATCTGCTCAAAAATTCTCTACAGATTATACGGATATTATTCTTATTTGTGGTCGATACGAAGGAGTAGATGAAAGAATTTCAAATTTTATTGATGAGGAAATTTCCATTGGAGATTTTGTTTTAACCGGCGGAGAAATTGGGGCACTAACCCTAATAGACTCAATTACAAGACTTATTCCAGGGGTACTTGGAAATGAGGAAAGCTCAATATCTGAGTCTCACAGCAAAAAAAACATTCTTGAATATCCACAATATACGAGACCAGAAGTTTTTGAAGTGGAAAACAAAAAATACCCAGTCCCCTCAATTTTGTTATCCGGAAATCACAAAAATATAGAGGAATGGAGAGAAAAAAACAAGAAAACTAAAATTAAATAAATATATTATGAATAAAAAACTAGCAATAAACAAAGACAAAGTATTTACTTATTGGCTTAGCTATTACATCGTATTAAGCGTAATAAATTTTTTTATATATTTAGTACCAGTTATTTCAAGTGGATATTTGTCTTTTTTGCTTATCCCAGCCCCGTTTTTTATAGTTCTTTTACTCGCTTCTTTCGCCTATAAGTTTAGAAACAACTTTACAGCTTATTTATTTTTAATAATATATTTATTTATTTTTATTTTACATATGGGATTAAGCGTCAAAGGTTTCACAAACTTGTTGTTAAATATTTTTTTATTAGTTGGAATTATCGGAGCTTTTCAGTATTTCTTCTTAATAAGGCGAATAGTTAGAAACAGTAAGCACAACACAAATCTGTAAATTACTAATATTGACTAATTTAACTACTTTTGATAGAATATCTTTGATAGTCAATGACGGCTATTTTTTGATTGATGAATTAGTCAATCACCCCGCACCCGAAGGGCTATGCGGGGGTTTTAAAATCATGGAGCGGTAGTTCAGTTGGTTAGAATGCCTGCCTGTCACGCAGGAGGTCGCGGGTTCGAGTCCCGTCCGTTCCGCACTAGTAAACAAGAAGGCACTAAATCGCCTTCTTTTTGCTTACCTAAAAGATTTTCTGTGGTTGTAGTGGCCATTTTTTCAGTATTGAAAGAAATTATGAAATTATGAGGTGCAGAATCTGAATTCATTAGCCTTTTATTGCTTAAAAGCGGGTTATAGTAAATGAATTGAAACACCTCTCGCCGTTCTTCAGGACTAGCGGTTTTAAATTTCTCGCTTAACTTGTAAGTGAAGTTTACATAATCAGTCGCCAAGTTAAACCAGCTCTGGCAATTATCATCAACATCTCCCATCTTCTCTTGGATTTTTTCTTTCTCCAATAAAATTTCTTTCTTCTGACCCACAAACTCTTCATCGCCAAGAAGAGAGCCATCAGAGTTGTCTGGTGAAATTTTTAATCTAACCAGATTATCCAATTGTGCCTGACATCTTTTTAAAGCAACTTCTTGTTTTTTTAAAATCAAATCACGATTACCGATTTCTTTTTCATTAGCCTTATTAATCTCCTCTAGGGCAAGTTTTAAAAAATCTTCATCAATAGTCATCTCTTTAATAGTTTTAATAATCTGTTCTTCCAGCTCCGACTCAGGAATATATGAAAGTCCAGTGCATTTGGTACATCGATAATAAGTAATGCCCTTGGCCATCATCCCTGAAATATTGCCTCCGCATGTTCCGCATTTTATAAAATTGGTATAGGTATAATATCTTTTTTTCATAACCGGCCGTCTTTTACCATGTAGCTCTTCCTGCACTTTATGATAAAGCTCACGGCTGATAATGGGCTCATGTTTCCCGTCTGGAAGTTCTTCCGGCTCAATCAAAGTTCCTTTCCATAAAATCGCCCCATAATAAAAAGGATTGGAAAGCAATCTATAAATAGTAATTTTAGAAAGCATTTTTTTACTTCTTTCTCCCACTAATCCCCAACCATTAGTTATCTCTCTTAGCCTGGCCAAAGAATATTGGCCGGTAGCGCAATATTCAAACAACTCTTGAACCAAAGGGCCCATCATCGGATCAACTTCAATTCTTCTCAGTGTTCGATTAAGTTTTTCTAATGCTTCTTGTTTTTCAAATTTATATTGCTTACCTGATATTTTCCCGTCTTTATCCATATTTAAATATCCCAACGGAACAAAACCGGGATATTCGCCTTTGAGAATTTTGGCTTGTAAATCCCGTCTAACAAACTCCGACGTATCATCTGATGATTTCTTGGACATGGCAAACTGCAAGGCCAGGAAAAATTCCTGTCCTGAGTTCTTGGCGTAGATTTCCGATGGAGTACGCACCTCCTGCAAAATCTCGT from the Patescibacteria group bacterium genome contains:
- a CDS encoding KH domain-containing protein; the encoded protein is MEDDKQFLEMIVKTIVAHPDDVKIDREIDERGVLLTLNINPEDMGFVIGRRGQTAQAIRTLLKIVGAKNNARVNLKIAEPEGSTRPERPARTEEAPAVEEEIDTSSVDDLKI
- the trmD gene encoding tRNA (guanosine(37)-N1)-methyltransferase TrmD gives rise to the protein MNFHIITIFPNIFDSYINESIIKLAQEKDLINIKTYNLRDWTTDKHKTVDDTPYGGGAGMLIKIEPLYGAVKSIKLKVKSGKTKTILLSAKGSTWNQQSAQKFSTDYTDIILICGRYEGVDERISNFIDEEISIGDFVLTGGEIGALTLIDSITRLIPGVLGNEESSISESHSKKNILEYPQYTRPEVFEVENKKYPVPSILLSGNHKNIEEWREKNKKTKIK